The proteins below come from a single uncultured Dethiosulfovibrio sp. genomic window:
- a CDS encoding tyrosine-type recombinase/integrase — protein MITDVEIRKTKPGEKVIRLVDERGLSLEIRPTGKKVWKLRVWQNGKESKKTLGEYPAISLMRARQIRDEIKSSSTSPTDTTFASLAHEWLDVRMKPTKVPRYIETLIYKIDTLLIPHIGDKIVRSLTAPELLQVIRKIEARGTIETARRTRQMCGQILRYGVATGRCDRDIAADLKGALQPVKTTHMATITDPPRIGQLMRDIDTGLVGQIKYALLFQAYTFARPGELRKAEWVEFDGDTWKIPAEKMKMKRIHWVPLSRQALEILDKLREISGKSRYLFPSIRSMTRPMSDATVLAALRRLGYTQDEMTGHGFRSMFSTIANEHGWPPDVIERQLAHVPKNAVRAAYNHAEYLPKRIELMQWWADWLDEQRG, from the coding sequence GTGATTACTGATGTTGAGATACGAAAGACGAAGCCAGGAGAGAAGGTTATTAGGCTGGTAGACGAGCGGGGGCTCTCCCTGGAGATCCGACCTACAGGCAAGAAGGTATGGAAACTGAGGGTCTGGCAAAATGGGAAGGAAAGCAAAAAAACCCTCGGAGAGTACCCAGCTATTTCCCTCATGAGAGCTCGTCAGATAAGGGATGAGATCAAATCCTCGTCGACTTCTCCCACAGACACTACGTTCGCAAGCCTGGCCCATGAATGGCTTGATGTACGCATGAAACCGACGAAAGTACCTCGATACATCGAGACTCTGATCTACAAAATAGACACTCTACTAATCCCTCACATAGGAGATAAAATCGTTCGATCTCTCACAGCTCCCGAACTCTTGCAGGTCATTAGAAAAATAGAGGCCAGAGGGACGATAGAGACCGCCAGACGAACTCGCCAGATGTGCGGTCAAATATTGAGATATGGGGTGGCGACCGGAAGATGTGACCGAGACATAGCCGCCGACCTCAAGGGGGCTTTGCAGCCGGTAAAGACGACTCATATGGCAACAATCACCGATCCCCCCCGAATTGGTCAACTCATGAGAGACATAGACACCGGACTGGTAGGACAGATCAAGTACGCCCTGTTATTCCAGGCATACACCTTTGCTCGACCGGGCGAACTGAGAAAAGCCGAATGGGTCGAATTTGACGGTGACACCTGGAAAATCCCAGCTGAAAAGATGAAGATGAAACGAATCCATTGGGTCCCCTTATCTCGCCAAGCGTTAGAGATTCTGGATAAGCTCAGGGAGATCTCCGGCAAGTCCCGATATCTCTTCCCCTCGATAAGATCGATGACCAGGCCAATGTCCGACGCCACCGTTCTGGCAGCCTTACGCAGATTAGGCTATACCCAGGACGAAATGACCGGACACGGCTTCCGCTCCATGTTCTCGACGATCGCCAACGAACACGGCTGGCCTCCGGACGTCATAGAAAGACAACTCGCACACGTTCCAAAGAACGCTGTACGAGCCGCCTATAACCATGCCGAGTATCTGCCGAAACGCATCGAGCTGATGCAATGGTGGGCAGACTGGCTGGACGAACAAAGAGGATAG
- a CDS encoding phage holin family protein — MPWRSIDLADFFQSVLEWVIVVFLSLFGGGVRSCLRPDEHRKTVAVAMVSVFAGVITYKIARAGGCSQDLSAGLAGLAGLAGDELCRSILKLGSAIRDDPLGFLDRMRRGKCDDK, encoded by the coding sequence ATGCCCTGGAGGAGCATCGACCTGGCCGACTTTTTTCAGTCTGTCCTGGAGTGGGTTATCGTGGTGTTTCTGTCCCTCTTCGGCGGAGGTGTCCGATCCTGTCTCAGGCCGGATGAACACCGAAAGACCGTGGCGGTGGCTATGGTCTCTGTCTTCGCAGGGGTCATCACCTACAAGATAGCCAGGGCTGGGGGATGCTCCCAGGATCTCAGTGCTGGTCTGGCGGGACTGGCCGGTTTAGCCGGGGATGAGCTATGTCGGTCGATACTGAAGCTAGGTTCTGCCATTCGAGACGATCCCCTGGGCTTTCTGGATAGGATGAGGAGGGGTAAATGTGATGATAAATGA